From the Musa acuminata AAA Group cultivar baxijiao chromosome BXJ3-1, Cavendish_Baxijiao_AAA, whole genome shotgun sequence genome, the window CCTTTACTCGAGGGCATTTTGGTCACATCATCGTCTGTCGTCTCTAGGGTTTCCGCCGCCACACCGCAGCAGGTTCTGATGGCGGTGGCACCGCGCGAGATCAGCTACCGGATCTCGAACAGCGAACCCGCGCTCCGACGGCCCAGGCGGCCGCGGTTTAAGCGGATTCCCACGTCGATGGCGAATGAGTTAAAGCCACGTCGTAGGAAACGTTTCCCGCGGTGTCTGACGCGACGCGTCGGTTCCGCTAGCCGTCCTCGGGCTCGTGACCCGCACGGGGAATTGAAGCCAGCAGATTTCTTTAGCTTGCCATGATCTCATGCCCCAAATATTCTTCTTGTTTTCCGCCTTTCCCTCCACGGTTTCCTGCTTCCCTCCACTTCCCTTCCCTCCCTCCACTCCCGAGAGATCGTATATAAACACACAGATATCAGATACGAAATCGGAGCTCCCGATCTTTGTGATCCGCTACTTCTGTTTGCCAGAAAGGCGGATCAGCTCTGGTTCTCGCAGCAATGGAGCAGATGGAGTGTGATAGGAGGCAATTATGGCCTGATCCGATGGTGAGCTTACCATTGCTTCTTTCCTTCGTTGTCGCAACTTGCTTGCTGATCCATGGGCCTTATCTGCAGTCTTCGGGAGGTTCTGATCCAAGCAGCAGCGACTCCCAGCTTAAGAGCTGCACTGGTTGCCGAACCACCAAGACCCCTCTTTGGAGAGCCGGCCCTTCTGGTCCCAAGGTGTGCAGAGATCGATCTACGGCCTGCCGGTTCGTTCGTCTCTTTCTCGATCTAATTTGTTTGGCTTTGCGATCCGTGATGGCAGTCGCTTTGTAACGCGTGCGGGATCCGGTACCGAAAGAGCAGGAGAGCCGTGCCGAGGTTCGAGGAGGCTGGAGCGAAGGAGAAGAGGGAGGTCGACGGCGGAGGGGAGGCGTTCGGTGTGTCCTTCAAGCTTCTGATGTTGGGATCGGGGTTGTGCAAGCCGACTTCCATGGATCGGAAGcagaggcggcggcggaggagaggCGTGCTTGGGGAAGAAGAGCAGGCCGCGGTCCTCTTGATGGCCCTCTCATCTGGTTTCCTATACGCCTAAAGTAAATGATCATAAGATGATGATCACCTTCTGTTTGATGAAGTCTCTACTGACATATTGTTCTGCTAACAAACTGTGTGTATCTCTTGTGCTAAATATGTTAATGTAGCTCTTGTTTCGGATCGTCTTCGATGTGATCTCTACAATATGTGAAGATGCATTATCAAGTGGGTTGATGAGGTTGCTGCAATTATTGTACTACGTTAATGTGTGCAATTCAAGCCTTATCATCACCTGTTTGCTGTAATGTTAACCCACTAACCTCTTGGTGATGCGCTGCCGTTGATACTGCCATCTGCATAAAACAAAAGATCGAATCCCGCCGGTGGAGATCAATCCCACGACCGTTGATCACTCGTTGAATCAATGCGCGAATCATAAAGCTCTCTGTGATTACAATAAGCGAAACCGTCGGCACTTGCCGATACCCCGACCCAAACCCTTTTGTGCGGCCTCGCCGCTCGCCGTCTCCTGTCGTGTCCTTTTCCAGAAGCGGATCCCGCTGCCCAGCTCCGCCTCTCCACCTCTTCCTCTGATCAAGGTGAGATTAGCCGTCGGTTTTTGATCGAGCGATTAGTCGCTTCTTTCGTATCCTTCTCTCTGGATGATGTTGCGCCACATGATTCGTTGAATGCGAGTGAGAAATCAAGCATCTGTATGTACTATTTCTGATCACGTTATTTGAAATTAAAAGCAGATTAATGACTTGTTTATCACAATCTTATGATCGTGATAAGGTGTATTTTGGTCTCTATACGAGTCATCATCGACGTCACACGTCACGTTCCAACCAATGTCAGAATCCAACACCGcactgtcatggacaaacttctaaacaagatgttggatgtaatgcttatgtgtgtccgtgtcttttggcatgttcatgccttgtacagaatgtaaaggggcgaccgaaggcttcaaagtcccattttagttgggttggtggcctctttaggcttgtaaataaaggttgtgtcatgtggacacgtgcgagagcttttcgatctgtaatggaccattttaccctttgttgtgccactattcagagcttgtaaagtctgtttgtaatttgtattgtctatgaagtgtttttcggacatgtttgcttgtggatcccgattgaggcgttctctttaacccgttctctcttttgttggtcctaagggacaatgggaggcttcggggaggttgacctttgcggacggacgcgcaagggtgccgcacgacttaggcaaaaccagctaagtccgtgtcatatggtatcagagcgggacaagcactcatagaaacacttgacatgcaaacgtgggggacctagcggggctgcgttgagggcagtcagcacatgcgcgaccgtttgagggaaaacaggaatggagatgtagggaaaagagtcgctcagaggagcgagcatctgagattggcattcagaggaatggccaacccttcgcgcaagaggcaccacgagaacaggcaagcttggaagaatttggagcgcacaaaggttgggatggctgagtttgagctacggctcaacattgacaactatacttgatggtgctctaggcaagcgaggcgcttggcaagaatgagaccatccaaggtggaatgagttgctcaacgaccaaaagagttatgcaaaagctcacagaggtgaggggaattgctaactcgaagaatttgatactcatgcatgggcttgtatgcggacgatagaatgttcgtggccatcccaaggcgaccgagactcggcgccatggagcattgaaactttctcttcggcatgtgaaggatacgttcgtaggaggctgaagtgtgcaatgagttcagcatgttgctaggccttgaggggtgcatcgGGGGCTGTatggacgtggagtcgcaatctagcaagtgcgtttgctggaggcagaacaatgcacagtttgttcagcagatcggagtagtccaaggggatggtggtctccgaaacgaagagagatgttgctccaacggggtagttatccaggagggataagtcccggctctccagagggagaatcatgtgagacagacctcacatgttgaggaggagtacctcaacaaacaacaactccacgaagcttgaTGGACTGagtaagcgacgaggagtcgtcgcatgatctcgcttgagagaatgcattggaggatgcattgtgagatcaagtgggggagcaacttgaagcaacttaaatgaaggcacacttggagtcgatgtggagatcgaactcaagggagggctgacccgtgaaatggtgggcgcgagggccaccatcgactcaatgcaaaaacgaggagcggagtaacttgggtgtaacttggcgaagtacccaagccgcatgaagggagctagcatagaagttggaacatagagcagaggcacagtgctttccttagacagaggtcaaggacatgaactcttgcagaggcaagagtaggatcatgttgttccatgggtccttctttctgacggagtggactcatcttgcatggtgccaaagacgaagggagcttcgcggcacatgcaccttaactcggagaagcatttgatggaggaactaaggcgactcaacttgcggaggcgaagttgggtttagaaggccttagcacggggcaagaggacgcataggtgggtactcttgaagaatatgccacaatattgccattcaagttgctatgaaggaagcagtgtgcagcggagattgtgctggtaggggcagaggcccaggatccagacaatggtgc encodes:
- the LOC135628919 gene encoding GATA transcription factor 16-like, coding for MEQMECDRRQLWPDPMSSGGSDPSSSDSQLKSCTGCRTTKTPLWRAGPSGPKSLCNACGIRYRKSRRAVPRFEEAGAKEKREVDGGGEAFGVSFKLLMLGSGLCKPTSMDRKQRRRRRRGVLGEEEQAAVLLMALSSGFLYA